The proteins below come from a single Mucilaginibacter mali genomic window:
- a CDS encoding LacI family DNA-binding transcriptional regulator, with product MKPKKRVTIYDIARKLNLTASSVSRALNNSSHVNEATKQLIVKTAAEMNYKPNTLASNLRKGKSQTIGIVVPRINQNFFSNVIAGIEETTYQRGYNLIICQSNEAHDKEVQCINTLINQHVDCIVISVASEGNDYAHLQNVIDHNIQLIQFDRVADELETLKVVNDNQQASMEAVSHMITQGYKRIALLEGPQNLDVFRQRKAGYIAALKAHGLPVDEELIVANSWTKDLAGPAVRTLLNLPQPPDAIFASRDDFSALVVLEVATDMGVKVPEQLGICGYSNEAFTEVTSPSISTIDQHSVYIGKTISNLYFQEMDNKNKDTASTPKTISIKPKLIIRSSTSR from the coding sequence ATGAAGCCTAAGAAAAGAGTAACCATTTACGACATTGCCAGGAAGCTGAACTTAACGGCATCTTCGGTTTCGCGGGCGCTGAACAACAGCAGCCATGTGAACGAGGCTACCAAGCAACTGATCGTAAAAACCGCCGCCGAGATGAACTATAAGCCCAATACGCTGGCCTCAAACCTGCGTAAGGGTAAATCGCAAACTATTGGCATTGTGGTCCCCCGCATCAACCAAAACTTTTTTTCCAACGTGATAGCGGGTATCGAAGAGACCACTTATCAGCGTGGTTATAACCTCATCATCTGCCAATCTAACGAAGCGCACGATAAGGAGGTGCAGTGCATCAACACGCTGATCAACCAGCATGTGGATTGCATTGTGATATCGGTTGCATCGGAAGGGAACGACTACGCCCATCTGCAAAATGTGATAGACCATAACATTCAACTGATACAGTTTGACCGTGTGGCCGATGAACTGGAAACGCTAAAAGTTGTAAACGATAACCAACAGGCATCTATGGAGGCGGTATCGCACATGATAACACAGGGTTACAAGCGCATAGCCCTGTTAGAAGGCCCGCAAAACCTTGATGTTTTCCGCCAGCGCAAGGCCGGTTATATTGCCGCGCTTAAGGCGCACGGCCTGCCTGTTGATGAAGAACTGATCGTAGCCAACTCGTGGACCAAGGACCTTGCCGGCCCTGCTGTACGTACCTTGCTAAATTTACCTCAGCCCCCGGATGCCATCTTCGCTTCGCGCGATGACTTTTCGGCTTTGGTGGTGTTGGAGGTAGCAACCGATATGGGCGTGAAGGTACCCGAGCAACTGGGGATCTGCGGCTACTCGAACGAAGCTTTTACCGAGGTAACCAGCCCATCCATTAGCACCATAGATCAGCATAGTGTGTACATTGGCAAAACCATATCCAACCTATACTTCCAGGAGATGGATAATAAAAACAAGGATACCGCCAGCACGCCGAAAACCATCAGTATCAAACCCAAACTAATCATCCGCTCATCTACCAGCAGATAG
- a CDS encoding PspC domain-containing protein has translation MLQRVLTFFERYSFGVCTYLGERFNISINKIRLFFIYSSFLAVGFPLIFYFFAGIVLDIRNYVKRMRGRVTDL, from the coding sequence ATGTTGCAGCGCGTCCTTACATTTTTTGAGCGGTACTCCTTTGGGGTATGCACTTACCTGGGCGAGCGTTTCAATATCTCTATCAATAAGATCAGGCTGTTCTTCATCTATTCGTCGTTCCTGGCGGTAGGTTTCCCACTGATATTTTATTTCTTCGCTGGCATTGTGCTGGATATCCGCAACTACGTTAAGCGTATGCGGGGCAGGGTTACAGATCTGTAG
- a CDS encoding DUF2851 family protein: MLITEDLLHYLWKFRLFERNNLQTTDGEEIEVFSAGMAHTDGGPDFQNARIRIGQTTWAGNVELHINSADWNRHGHQTDGAYNNVILHVVYKDDQPVVMHDGRKVPTLELHNRIPEALYQRYHQLIFSNQKFIPCEGSITLADDMTMRNWLTRVLVERMEKRSAAVLEALQVNRGDWEETFYRLLAANFGFKVNALPFEMMAKSLPQIILAKHKNYPLQIEALIFGQAGFLEDDFADEYPRKLKDEYQFLRTKHRLQPVEKHLWKFLRMRPQNFPTIRLAQFAALVLNSNHLFSKILEIKDVAALRDLFSGAQVNPYWETHYRFDAQSKPAPKNMGAAAIDVILLNTVALALFSYGKHLQKQHYINRAIQLLEYLPAEKNHITDDFVNLGMKITSAMESQGLLELHKSYCSHKKCLQCAVGNKILKFA; this comes from the coding sequence ATGCTGATCACCGAAGACCTGTTACACTACCTCTGGAAATTTCGCCTTTTTGAACGTAATAACCTGCAAACTACCGATGGCGAGGAGATAGAAGTGTTTTCGGCGGGCATGGCGCATACCGATGGCGGGCCTGATTTTCAGAATGCCCGGATCCGTATTGGCCAAACTACCTGGGCAGGCAATGTGGAACTCCATATCAACTCGGCCGACTGGAACCGCCACGGACATCAAACCGATGGCGCTTATAATAATGTAATACTGCATGTGGTTTACAAGGATGACCAGCCGGTAGTTATGCACGATGGTCGCAAGGTCCCCACACTTGAACTGCATAACCGCATTCCTGAAGCGCTTTACCAGCGTTATCATCAACTCATTTTCAGCAACCAAAAATTTATCCCCTGCGAGGGCAGCATTACCCTTGCCGATGATATGACCATGCGCAACTGGCTTACCCGGGTACTGGTAGAAAGGATGGAAAAACGGTCGGCCGCAGTGCTGGAAGCCTTACAGGTAAACCGCGGCGACTGGGAAGAGACCTTTTACCGCCTGCTGGCTGCCAACTTTGGCTTTAAGGTAAACGCGTTGCCGTTTGAAATGATGGCTAAATCGCTGCCGCAGATTATACTGGCCAAGCATAAAAATTATCCCTTGCAGATAGAAGCGCTGATCTTTGGGCAGGCTGGATTTTTGGAGGATGATTTTGCCGACGAATATCCGCGCAAACTTAAGGACGAGTATCAATTTCTGCGCACCAAACACCGGCTGCAACCCGTAGAGAAACATCTTTGGAAATTCCTGCGCATGCGGCCGCAAAACTTCCCTACCATCAGGCTGGCGCAGTTTGCCGCGTTGGTGCTTAACTCCAATCACCTGTTCTCGAAAATACTGGAGATAAAGGATGTAGCCGCCCTGCGCGACTTGTTCTCGGGCGCGCAGGTGAACCCTTACTGGGAAACCCACTACCGCTTTGATGCCCAAAGTAAACCCGCGCCAAAAAATATGGGTGCCGCGGCCATTGATGTGATACTACTGAATACCGTTGCACTGGCGCTGTTCAGCTATGGCAAGCACCTGCAAAAGCAGCATTATATAAACCGCGCCATACAATTGCTGGAATATTTACCTGCTGAGAAGAACCATATTACCGATGATTTTGTTAACTTAGGCATGAAGATCACTTCGGCCATGGAATCGCAGGGTTTGTTGGAACTGCATAAAAGTTATTGCAGTCATAAAAAATGCCTGCAATGCGCTGTTGGAAATAAAATTCTTAAATTTGCCTGA
- a CDS encoding xylulokinase, translating into MLLLGIDIGTSSVKVSVVDAATQTAVAAAQYPDTESPIKSVQPGWAEQSPDMWWEQAQQAIQRCHTSGKYNPADIATIGIAYQMHGLVLVDKDQQVLRDSIIWCDSRAVQIGDKAFDEIGHGVCLSHFLNSPGNFTAAKLAWVKQNEPEVYNMIDKIMLPGDYIAMKLTGEVTTSASALSEGIFFDFLNNRLSETIINYFGFSPELFPEIRPVFAGHGNLLPSVAEQLGLKQGIPVAYKAGDQPNNALSLNVLKPGEVAATAGTSGVIYGVSDQLTYDPQSRVNTFAHVNYTEAQRRMGVLLCINGTGSLNRWVKSIFGSAISYGQMNDIAKQAPAGSDGLRVLPFGNGAERMLNNKLIGVHFHHIDLNLHQQPHLFRAVQEGIACAFRYGLDIMRENGMNPTLIRAGKANLFLSDLFTEAFVNATGVPVELYQNDGSVGAALGAGIGSGIFSSPEEAFSQIKSIQTIQPSTSVYEPVYQEWKALLERQLAVEQ; encoded by the coding sequence ATGTTATTATTAGGTATTGATATTGGCACCTCATCGGTAAAAGTTTCGGTGGTTGACGCTGCTACGCAAACTGCAGTGGCAGCGGCGCAATATCCCGATACCGAATCGCCCATTAAATCGGTACAACCCGGCTGGGCCGAGCAATCGCCCGATATGTGGTGGGAGCAGGCGCAACAGGCCATACAACGTTGCCATACCAGCGGCAAATACAACCCTGCAGATATCGCCACCATTGGCATTGCCTATCAAATGCATGGTTTGGTACTGGTTGACAAAGATCAGCAGGTGTTGCGCGATAGCATTATCTGGTGCGATAGCCGCGCCGTGCAAATTGGCGACAAGGCCTTTGATGAGATCGGCCATGGTGTTTGCCTGTCGCACTTTCTCAACTCGCCCGGTAATTTTACAGCCGCCAAACTGGCCTGGGTAAAGCAGAATGAGCCTGAGGTATATAACATGATAGATAAGATCATGCTGCCCGGCGATTATATTGCCATGAAGCTAACCGGCGAGGTAACCACATCGGCATCGGCTTTGTCCGAGGGGATCTTCTTCGATTTCCTGAACAACCGATTGTCGGAAACTATCATCAATTACTTTGGTTTTAGTCCAGAATTGTTCCCAGAAATAAGGCCTGTTTTTGCCGGCCATGGCAATTTGTTGCCATCAGTTGCAGAACAGTTGGGCCTGAAACAAGGCATCCCTGTTGCCTACAAAGCGGGCGATCAACCCAATAACGCCCTATCGTTAAATGTACTAAAGCCCGGCGAAGTTGCCGCGACTGCCGGTACATCGGGGGTGATATACGGTGTAAGCGATCAGTTAACCTACGACCCGCAATCGCGTGTGAATACCTTCGCGCATGTAAACTATACCGAAGCGCAGCGGCGCATGGGCGTACTGTTATGCATCAATGGTACCGGTAGCCTCAATCGCTGGGTGAAAAGTATTTTTGGCTCGGCTATCAGTTACGGGCAAATGAACGATATCGCTAAGCAAGCCCCGGCTGGTAGCGATGGCCTGCGGGTACTGCCCTTCGGCAACGGCGCAGAGCGCATGCTGAATAACAAGCTCATTGGTGTGCATTTTCATCATATCGATTTGAACCTGCACCAGCAGCCGCACCTGTTCCGTGCCGTGCAGGAGGGTATTGCCTGCGCGTTCCGCTACGGGTTGGATATTATGCGCGAGAATGGCATGAACCCAACGCTGATCCGTGCCGGTAAGGCCAACCTGTTTTTAAGCGATCTGTTTACCGAGGCATTTGTAAATGCAACCGGCGTACCGGTTGAACTTTATCAAAACGACGGCAGCGTGGGCGCGGCCCTCGGGGCGGGTATCGGCAGTGGCATTTTCAGCAGTCCCGAAGAGGCATTTTCACAGATAAAAAGTATACAAACTATCCAGCCATCAACCAGTGTTTACGAGCCTGTTTACCAGGAATGGAAAGCATTGCTGGAACGCCAGCTGGCGGTGGAGCAGTAA
- a CDS encoding Ldh family oxidoreductase: MLISEQALRQFTYNIFLAIGCSEAHAHLSADVLLRSDMRGIDSHGVARLSGYVRLWEKGRINPKPNIRIVHQTPTTATVDGDAGLGLVVAPFAMQVAIGMAKTYGSGWVSVRNSNHFGIAGYHALMAVEQDMIGFAMTNASPLVAPTFSNERMLGTNPMCYAFPAGKYPPMVVDMATSAAANGKLEIAQRKGAPVPEGWLQDAQGNYTTDPHALKTGGSLLPLGSDREHGSHKGFGLSATVDILSAVLSGANYGPWVPPFVAFLDPPADPVGQGIGHFLGAMRVDGFRPVQDFKDSLDNWISRFKSAQTIDPEQKVIIPGEPELEAELDRRMNGIPLVDAVVKDLNELAVRFGVEGISPA, translated from the coding sequence ATGTTGATATCCGAACAAGCACTCCGTCAATTTACCTATAACATATTTTTGGCTATTGGCTGTAGCGAAGCGCATGCCCACCTTTCGGCAGATGTGTTGCTGCGGTCGGACATGCGGGGGATCGATTCGCATGGCGTGGCCCGCCTTTCGGGCTATGTGCGTTTGTGGGAGAAAGGACGTATTAATCCTAAGCCAAACATCCGCATTGTACATCAAACCCCTACCACCGCCACGGTGGATGGCGATGCCGGTCTGGGACTGGTGGTAGCCCCTTTTGCCATGCAGGTGGCTATAGGTATGGCTAAAACCTATGGTTCGGGCTGGGTATCGGTACGCAACTCCAACCACTTCGGCATTGCGGGTTACCATGCCCTGATGGCCGTTGAGCAGGATATGATTGGTTTTGCTATGACCAATGCCAGTCCGCTGGTGGCACCTACCTTTAGTAACGAACGCATGCTGGGCACCAACCCTATGTGCTATGCCTTCCCGGCAGGGAAATATCCGCCGATGGTGGTAGATATGGCTACATCGGCCGCTGCCAACGGTAAACTGGAAATAGCCCAGCGCAAAGGCGCGCCCGTCCCTGAGGGCTGGTTACAGGACGCACAGGGCAATTATACTACCGATCCGCACGCACTGAAAACAGGCGGCTCACTTTTACCCTTAGGCAGCGACCGCGAGCATGGCAGCCACAAAGGCTTTGGCCTAAGCGCCACGGTTGATATCCTTTCGGCTGTGCTATCAGGCGCTAACTATGGCCCCTGGGTACCGCCGTTCGTGGCGTTTTTAGACCCGCCTGCCGATCCGGTTGGGCAGGGTATCGGCCATTTTTTGGGCGCGATGCGGGTAGATGGTTTCCGCCCTGTGCAGGATTTTAAAGATAGCCTGGATAACTGGATCAGCCGGTTTAAATCGGCACAAACCATCGATCCGGAGCAAAAGGTCATCATCCCGGGAGAACCGGAACTGGAGGCTGAATTGGATAGACGGATGAACGGGATACCGTTAGTTGACGCGGTGGTTAAGGATCTGAATGAGTTGGCGGTGAGGTTTGGGGTGGAGGGGATATCGCCGGCCTAA
- a CDS encoding DUF2795 domain-containing protein — protein MYWTLELASHLEDAPWPATKDELIDYAIRSGAPVEVIENLQALEDDGEPYENIEEIWPDYPTKDDFFFNEDEY, from the coding sequence ATGTATTGGACACTTGAATTGGCTTCGCATCTTGAAGATGCCCCATGGCCAGCAACAAAAGATGAATTAATTGATTATGCCATCCGCTCAGGCGCGCCTGTAGAGGTTATTGAAAACCTGCAAGCGCTGGAAGACGATGGCGAGCCGTATGAAAATATAGAAGAAATATGGCCTGATTACCCTACAAAGGATGATTTCTTTTTTAACGAAGACGAATACTAA
- the xylA gene encoding xylose isomerase, with protein MSITLGEKEYFNGIGQIKYEGLESDNPLAFRWYDADKVVAGKTMKEHLRFACAYWHSFVGNGSDPFGGPTHAFAWDEKADAVERAKDKMDAAFEFITKMNIPYYCFHDVDVVDYTNDIAENDRRLAALVDYAKQKQAQSGVKLLWGTANLFSHKRYMNGAATNPDFHVLAHGAAQVKAALDATIALGGENYVFWGGREGYMSLLNTDMKREQEHLAKFLHTAKDYARKQGFKGTFFIEPKPCEPTKHQYDYDAATVIGFLQKYDLINDFKLNLEVNHATLAGHTFQHELQVAADAGLLGSIDANRGDYQNGWDTDQFPNDINEITEAMLIILQAKGLQGGGINFDAKIRRNSTDQTDLFYAHIGGMDMFARALITADNILQKSAFKQTRAGRYASFDSGEGKAFEDGKLSLEDLRAYAIQHGEPAVTSGRQEYLENMINRYI; from the coding sequence ATGAGCATAACATTAGGCGAAAAGGAATACTTTAACGGCATAGGCCAAATTAAATATGAAGGACTTGAAAGCGATAACCCATTAGCATTCCGCTGGTACGATGCGGATAAGGTAGTGGCAGGCAAAACCATGAAGGAGCACCTGCGCTTCGCCTGCGCGTACTGGCACAGCTTTGTAGGCAACGGCAGCGATCCTTTCGGCGGGCCGACACATGCTTTTGCATGGGATGAAAAAGCCGATGCCGTAGAGCGCGCTAAGGACAAGATGGACGCCGCTTTCGAGTTCATTACCAAAATGAATATCCCTTACTACTGCTTCCACGATGTGGACGTAGTAGATTATACCAACGATATTGCAGAGAACGACCGTCGCCTGGCTGCACTGGTTGACTATGCTAAACAAAAGCAAGCCCAAAGCGGCGTTAAGCTGCTATGGGGTACGGCCAACCTGTTCTCGCATAAGCGTTATATGAACGGTGCCGCCACCAATCCCGATTTCCACGTACTGGCCCATGGTGCCGCCCAGGTAAAGGCCGCGCTGGATGCCACCATCGCCTTAGGCGGCGAGAACTATGTTTTCTGGGGTGGCCGCGAAGGCTACATGAGCCTGCTGAACACTGATATGAAGCGCGAACAGGAGCACCTGGCCAAATTTCTGCACACTGCTAAGGATTATGCCCGCAAGCAGGGCTTTAAAGGTACTTTCTTTATCGAGCCAAAGCCTTGCGAGCCAACCAAGCACCAGTACGATTATGACGCGGCTACCGTAATAGGTTTCTTACAGAAGTACGATCTGATCAACGACTTTAAGCTGAACCTGGAAGTAAACCACGCCACACTGGCTGGCCATACCTTTCAGCATGAGTTGCAGGTTGCTGCGGATGCCGGCTTGTTAGGTTCTATCGACGCTAACCGCGGCGATTATCAGAACGGCTGGGATACCGATCAGTTCCCGAATGATATTAACGAGATAACTGAAGCGATGCTGATCATTTTGCAAGCTAAAGGACTGCAGGGCGGTGGCATTAATTTTGATGCGAAGATCAGGCGGAACTCGACAGACCAAACCGACCTGTTTTATGCCCATATTGGTGGCATGGATATGTTTGCAAGGGCACTGATCACTGCGGATAATATCCTGCAAAAATCAGCCTTTAAGCAAACCCGGGCCGGTCGCTACGCCTCGTTCGATAGTGGCGAGGGCAAGGCGTTTGAGGATGGCAAGTTATCGCTGGAGGATCTGAGAGCATACGCCATTCAGCATGGCGAACCTGCTGTTACCAGCGGCAGGCAGGAGTATTTGGAAAATATGATCAACAGATATATTTAA
- a CDS encoding rhamnogalacturonan acetylesterase — translation MHKYKLLLVAAVAVLSSFIILKPKEKPTLWLIGDSTVRNGTYGRGDGGLWGWGSFIQNLFDTTKVSVQNKAFGGTSSRSFWTGGFWSKVEPYIKPGDVVLIQFGHNDNSPSTLRGIGEDSAEVTNPRTKQTEMVHTFGWNLRKYIRETRAKGGTPIILTLVPRNMWKDGKVDRVAAEYVEWDKQVAAQEKVDVIDLNKIIADHYDELGRDKVMAEYFTPKDHTHTIEAGAKFNAACVVEGLKGLKRDPLKKFYLDNRN, via the coding sequence ATGCACAAATACAAACTACTGCTGGTGGCGGCCGTTGCTGTACTGTCATCATTTATTATCCTTAAACCAAAGGAAAAGCCTACGCTTTGGCTCATCGGCGATTCTACCGTGCGCAACGGTACTTATGGTCGTGGCGATGGTGGCCTGTGGGGTTGGGGCAGCTTCATCCAAAACCTGTTTGATACCACTAAGGTATCGGTACAAAACAAGGCTTTTGGCGGCACCAGCAGCCGCAGCTTCTGGACCGGCGGCTTCTGGAGCAAAGTGGAACCCTATATTAAACCCGGCGATGTGGTGCTCATCCAGTTCGGTCATAATGATAATAGCCCGTCAACTTTGCGTGGCATTGGCGAAGATAGCGCCGAAGTAACCAACCCACGCACCAAACAAACCGAGATGGTGCACACCTTCGGCTGGAACCTGCGTAAGTACATCCGCGAAACACGGGCTAAGGGCGGTACTCCCATCATCCTAACCCTGGTACCCCGCAACATGTGGAAGGATGGCAAGGTTGACCGTGTAGCCGCCGAGTACGTAGAATGGGACAAGCAGGTAGCCGCGCAGGAAAAGGTGGATGTGATAGACCTAAACAAGATCATAGCCGACCATTATGATGAATTGGGGCGGGACAAGGTAATGGCCGAATACTTCACACCTAAGGACCATACCCACACTATTGAAGCGGGTGCCAAATTCAACGCCGCCTGCGTGGTGGAAGGGTTAAAAGGGCTTAAGCGAGACCCGCTGAAGAAATTTTATTTGGATAATAGAAATTAA
- a CDS encoding lmo0937 family membrane protein, with translation MRGLLYIIAVILIIGWALGVFWYSLTGLIHVLLVIAIIALLLGVIRRA, from the coding sequence ATGAGAGGTTTACTTTACATCATCGCCGTCATCCTGATTATAGGCTGGGCATTAGGCGTGTTCTGGTATTCATTAACCGGACTGATCCACGTGTTGCTGGTAATTGCTATTATCGCGTTACTGTTAGGCGTTATCCGCCGAGCCTGA
- a CDS encoding chitinase → MKIKKTGIWTMLIGAILMASVSCGNTGSTKVEAAEATPTKASFSKFISEQQFNDMFPMRDKFYTYAAFIKAVDELGDIKVKVSKRAFSVYQLVRTDKATGKATTVRQDADWNENWAKQKPDSTYTIDYGAFCAEKDAATNKKELAAFFANVAHETRHGENGKYNDGLMFIHEQNTSLPYIAENDEYPPVAGKKYYGRGPLQLSYNGNYGYASDCIFGDKKVLLNNPDLLEKDAVAAFKSAIYFWMTPQPHKPSAHDVMIGKWQPSAADKAKGRAPGFGMTIVLINGPVECNQGDAMPAMADRIAFYQHFLIKLGTSDPNCACSCGKMAAL, encoded by the coding sequence ATGAAAATAAAAAAGACAGGGATTTGGACAATGTTGATCGGTGCAATACTGATGGCCAGCGTTAGCTGCGGCAATACCGGAAGCACTAAGGTAGAAGCCGCAGAAGCTACACCAACAAAAGCAAGCTTCAGCAAGTTTATAAGCGAGCAGCAGTTTAACGATATGTTTCCTATGCGCGATAAGTTTTATACCTATGCCGCATTTATAAAAGCGGTTGATGAGTTGGGGGATATCAAAGTGAAAGTAAGCAAGCGCGCATTTTCGGTATATCAACTCGTACGCACCGATAAAGCTACCGGCAAGGCCACCACCGTGCGCCAGGATGCCGACTGGAACGAAAACTGGGCCAAACAAAAACCCGATAGCACCTACACCATAGATTATGGCGCTTTTTGTGCCGAAAAGGATGCCGCCACTAACAAAAAAGAACTTGCTGCCTTTTTTGCCAACGTTGCCCACGAAACCCGCCACGGCGAAAACGGCAAATACAACGATGGACTGATGTTTATCCACGAACAAAATACCAGCCTGCCCTATATTGCCGAAAATGACGAGTACCCGCCCGTTGCCGGTAAAAAATATTACGGCCGCGGCCCGCTGCAATTAAGTTATAACGGCAACTACGGCTATGCAAGCGACTGTATCTTTGGTGATAAAAAGGTGCTGCTGAATAACCCCGATCTTTTAGAGAAAGACGCCGTAGCCGCGTTTAAATCGGCCATTTATTTTTGGATGACTCCGCAGCCGCATAAACCATCGGCACACGACGTAATGATTGGCAAATGGCAGCCTTCCGCTGCCGATAAGGCCAAAGGCCGCGCACCCGGCTTCGGCATGACCATTGTTTTAATTAACGGCCCGGTTGAATGCAACCAGGGTGATGCGATGCCGGCCATGGCCGACCGTATTGCCTTTTACCAGCACTTCCTAATCAAACTTGGCACAAGCGACCCCAACTGCGCATGCTCGTGCGGGAAAATGGCGGCGCTTTAA
- a CDS encoding cob(I)yrinic acid a,c-diamide adenosyltransferase — MKIYTKTGDKGTTALIGGTRVPKHHIRIESYGTVDELNSWIGLIRDQNIAEHDRDILKQIQDRLFTVGASLAADPERSKMVIPDLHPEDIELLEQEMDRMNLELPELRHFILPGGSNAVSCCHIARCVCRRAERITVHLAEESPVEEKVVIYLNRLSDYLFTLGRLVAHQQQVPENKWVPRG; from the coding sequence ATGAAGATATACACCAAAACGGGCGATAAAGGTACCACCGCTTTAATTGGCGGCACCCGTGTGCCCAAGCACCATATCCGCATAGAAAGTTACGGCACGGTAGACGAACTGAACTCGTGGATAGGACTGATCCGCGACCAGAACATTGCCGAACACGACCGCGATATATTAAAGCAAATACAGGACCGTTTGTTTACCGTAGGCGCATCCCTGGCTGCCGATCCCGAAAGATCTAAAATGGTGATACCCGACCTGCACCCCGAAGACATTGAACTGCTGGAGCAGGAGATGGACCGTATGAATTTGGAATTACCCGAACTGCGCCACTTTATTTTACCGGGTGGCAGCAATGCAGTATCGTGCTGCCATATAGCCCGCTGCGTATGCCGCCGCGCCGAGCGCATAACCGTGCACCTGGCCGAAGAAAGCCCGGTTGAAGAAAAAGTTGTAATCTACCTGAACCGTTTAAGCGATTACCTGTTTACCCTTGGCAGGCTGGTTGCCCACCAACAACAAGTGCCTGAAAATAAGTGGGTACCACGGGGTTGA